Sequence from the Nitrosospira multiformis genome:
GGCAGCCTCGGAAAGCTTGCGGGAATGGCGCATGCGGTACTGCATCTGGCGCCCCCGCCTGATTATGGTGAACGAGATACCCGCACCGCGAATCTCCTGGCAGCATTGACAAAGCGGCCAAAGAGAAAGGGGGCAATGTTACCACAACGGCTTATTTACATCAGCACCAGCGGGGTGTATGGCGATTGCAATGGAGCCTGGGTGGATGAGACTCGCTTGATCAATCCTCAAACCGGACGTGCATTGCGTCGTGTTGACGCGGAGAGGCAGGTGCGAAGCTGGGGTCTGCGCAATCATGCGAATGTCTCGATCTTGCGGGTACCCGGCATTTACGCATCGAACCGTCTTCCGCTTGGCCGTTTGCGCGACGCTTCCCCGGCGCTATTGCCGGAAGAGGATAGTTATACCAACCACATCCATGCTGACGATCTTGCCCGCATTATTTTTGCCGCCCTACGCCACGCGAAACCCGGCAGAATTTATCATGCCTGCGATGATTCGAACTTGAAAATGGGCGAATATTTTGATTTGATAGCGGATCGATTCGATCTGCCGAGACCACCACGTATTGCCCGCGCCCAGGCCGAAGGCTCAATATCCCCCGGCATGTTATCGTTCATGCGGGAATCGCGGCGGCTCGCGAATACCCGCATAAAGCATGAGTTGCATGTAAACCTGCGTTATCCCACCGTGGCCGGATGTATTGCGAGCGGCGCAGCAATGGTTGCGGAAAGTAGGTAAAATTCCGCCTGCCGATTGATTCCAACGAAATCGTTTAATGACCGCTGCCGGTAAAATTTTGCCCTGCCATGGAATTCATACTTATCATTACCCATTTGCCCGATAAAGAACGGGCCATGGCACTGGCTCACAGGCTGATAGAGGAGCGACTGGCAGCTTGCGTCAATGTGATGGCAGATTGTACTTCCGTGTACCGCTGGCAGGGAAAAAACGAAACCGCCAGCGAGGTGCCGGTTCTCATCAAAACCCTGGCGCAGCATTACGCCCGGTTAGAGCAGTTGATAATGTCGATGCATCCTTACGAACTACCCGAAATCATTGCTGTCCCAGTAACGAATGGTTTGCCCGCTTATTTGAAGTGGATTGCCGACGAAACGTTGGTCTCAGATAAAAAATGAACGCTGCCAGGTTACCCGTGCGCTTGATCCGGTATATCTTATTATTGCTCTGTTTTTTCGGTATGAATGCCTTCGCCGAAGAGAGGGCATCGTCCGGCTTCCTTTCGGGGTTGAAGCAACTCGGCGCAAGCTTCGATCAGGACGAACAGGAATTATTGCCGCCGGATCAGGCTTTCAAGCTGACGGTCAGGGTGCGCGACGAGAATACGCTGGTGGCACAATTCGAGCCGGCAAAAAACTATTATCTTTATCGGGATAAGGTTGCGTTCAAACCGCAAGATGCTGAAACTTCAATCGAGAAAATCTCGCTGCCTCAGGGAGCCGTAAAAAGCGATTTGACTTTCGGCCAGGTGGAGGTTTTTCATAAGCCGTTCGAAGCGGTAATTTCGTTGAAGCGGGGTGCGGCCTCAACCAATAAATTGACCCTTGTCGCCACTTATCAGGGCTGTAATGAACCTATAGGTGTCTGTTATGCGCCTATCAATAAAGTAATCGAACTGACGCTCCCTGTTGC
This genomic interval carries:
- a CDS encoding SDR family oxidoreductase — its product is MKRTLLIVGCGDIALRAASLLQAQYRLLGLCRKPENRAALRLQGITPVSGDLDNSGSLGKLAGMAHAVLHLAPPPDYGERDTRTANLLAALTKRPKRKGAMLPQRLIYISTSGVYGDCNGAWVDETRLINPQTGRALRRVDAERQVRSWGLRNHANVSILRVPGIYASNRLPLGRLRDASPALLPEEDSYTNHIHADDLARIIFAALRHAKPGRIYHACDDSNLKMGEYFDLIADRFDLPRPPRIARAQAEGSISPGMLSFMRESRRLANTRIKHELHVNLRYPTVAGCIASGAAMVAESR
- the cutA gene encoding divalent-cation tolerance protein CutA, producing MEFILIITHLPDKERAMALAHRLIEERLAACVNVMADCTSVYRWQGKNETASEVPVLIKTLAQHYARLEQLIMSMHPYELPEIIAVPVTNGLPAYLKWIADETLVSDKK